One window of Halichondria panicea chromosome 7, odHalPani1.1, whole genome shotgun sequence genomic DNA carries:
- the LOC135338365 gene encoding S phase cyclin A-associated protein in the endoplasmic reticulum-like, whose translation MQSHDIRRLVEKEGKSARNLVAWSVPIADITAPGHESNDGFQQVTKRTRRSRQRARPKPRGYQDTSRRPTHPSRTPSVVVPSTNRGPRVSEEVCVVVAEHYSNIHAKQRNRQTKSPKIDLHARYWSYLFDNLHRAVDELYATCEADESPIECQEVIMTLELCQKDFEALIRRFQLFEQQQLQPKRSNLAWEVRKTTSPIKLSSRRSLSPSASSAHRHYPHKDHTVTPSHHHPDALAQSQPSEPNESLPLTNIKQSNDTTKKDHPVSNLDKPVLQATKSTINNRSIANTASIDTDTHPKPIILSRPSSARSLDFSSCSCEGRVDAPSLLRRSKSHGKADSATKTTGDGLTWADRVSGRTKPIMRVKSSASDSGSVVPPAPETVLKATEEDAEEGWEKVTRFRSKSACSGSKSTHNGHHKHKLKNRTSKLSSKNRSKSNSSSRSESSNSHSGSSSIEPLTPVFDELVVIPAESKPLEVETVISSVRVETGGDKEEGRVTLKELAAAEEVVMEEEKKEIEVPTSNSEAWTWSDVMADYEAGESYRQEVSWADRCDSSPEALSDITRSPGRAIHLHQRLSSPSRRRLEDVEESRRMSQEKQEKAEQHRYRLQEERTQKYKMASDKVRGVRESRDAKIRLQRNALEGKLQRAEMLRESHLQEIVRKAQEEDAKVSEISFINTLGAQNKKMEVLERHEVHRARLQELQDERQRKRVEQLAKEEAAMERRRMLESERVAKLMEQEVRRKEQEAKIDQMKQDRERVREDVAREKARERERKLEARNAAIQTSVEELERKIQQKQYESSRRYGEQLEQKKLVAVSVSRHASTDDAPRVEVYKKKKWCTLCDVEIISEVYLLGHLRGRKHQEAIASLPPDPDDEGAEPETPIIIEADEEQQRLPVEKPEVVERMRMGKKRAKKIRHRMASRLKEDSWPGAAVSAMQCKSRPKMVRSIKELNRQLDAVQTPTSHTLTWEPSHVTHIERCLGDLSRCLLSGGADDRLCFCQLGGLSAVLRLFLLTMMEGSGKKRPSDKALQYAVSILQSSCPGHRDNCTYLVLSNKMASLIDLSLQLLSEVFPSHEVGGASPGSKVTSLCGGLLGILAGIISTLATNPREELSQPVLDLISYLVSVGVLDKLSLYFGTISGPIGDLSVTQLVLSAINLIVAVTACMHTRVVGVFSGCDDSSLLALVLHQTELVGLMQLLYAILLADGPPRHSSTPPPLTQHTLAIATATIKAVNNSAILDLHMMQSCLGAEGISLEFRHVVSYLLWYCSHNNSACLLHELILTVGYFCVLNKDNQVFLQSGRSPTLLQLLCDLPFQYFSNAELTKLLFPTLISACYQFPENVCILELEISCKLLVAFLQETLAREQTKGVSTKAAAGQQDLSGLEYRFPRAHWEEAIKFFNR comes from the exons ATGCAGAGTCACGATATCCGCCGGTTGGTGGAGAAAGAGGGCAAAAGCGCACGCAACCTTGTGGCTTGGTCGGTACCTATCGCAGACATTACTGCCCCCGGCCATGAAAGCAACGACGGTTTCCAACAGGTCACCAAAAGAACTAGGAGAAGCAGACAGCGTGCAAGACCCAAGCCCAGAGGTTATCAGGACACAAGCAGGAGGCCGACTCACCCCTCCAGAACACCCAGTGTAGTAGTGCCGAGTACAAACCGTGGCCCGAGAGTGAGTGAGGAAGTgtgcgtggtggtggccgaaCACTATTCCAATATTCACGCTAAGCAGAGAAATCGACAAACAAAATCGCCGAAGATTGATTTGCACGCTCGCTACTGGTCATACCTGTTTGACAACCTCCATCGAGCGGTGGACGAGCTCTACGCCACCTGTGAGGCAGACGAGAGTCCAATAGAGTGTCAG GAGGTAATAATGACTCTGGAACTGTGTCAGAAAGACTTCGAAGCACTCATCCGAAGATTCCAACTCTTTGAGCAGCAACAACTACAGCCAAA GCGTTCCAATCTAGCATGGGAAGTTCGCAAAACTACCTCCCCCATTAAATTGTCCTCGAGGCGTTCGCTTTCACCGTCTGCATCCTCAGCACACCGTCACTACCCACACAAAGATCACACagtcacaccctcacatcatCACCCCGACGCCCTCGCACAAAGCCAGCCGTCTGAACCAAATGAATCTCTTCCTCTCACTAACATCAAGCAATCAAATGACACTACTAAAAAGGACCACCCAGTTTCCAACTTAGACAAACCTGTTCTTCAAGCTACCAAATCGACCATCAACAATAGAAGTATTGCAAACACAGCATCTATAGACACTGACACCCACCCTAAACCCATCATCCTATCCAGACCCTCCTCTGCAAGAAGCCTGGATTTTAGCAGCTGTTCTTGCGAGGGAAGAGTTGACGCTCCCTCGCTGCTTAGAAGAAGTAAAAGTCACGGGAAAGCCGATTCTGCGACAAAGACGACCGGAGATGGACTCACATGGGCTGATAGAGTGAGTGGACGAACCAAACCAATCATGAGAGTAAAGAGCTCTGCATCAGACAGTGGCAGTGTTGTACCACCAGCACCAGAGACGGTCCTCAAGGCCACGGAGGAGGATGCAGAGGAAGGATGGGAGAAGGTGACTCGGTTTCGTAGTAAAAGTGCTTGCTCTGGTTCAAAATCCACACATAACGGACATCACAAACACAAGCTCAAGAACAGAACTAGTAAACTGAGCTCAAAAAATCGCAGTAAAAGCAACTCGAGTAGTCGCAGTGAGAGCTCCAATAGCCACAGTGGATCATCATCTATTGAGCCGTTAACTCCAGTGTTTGATGAACTTGTCGTGATACCGGCTGAGAGCAAGCCCCTGGAAGTGGAGACTGTTATATCATCTGTCAGGGTTGAGACTGGTGGGGATAAGGAGGAGGGAAGAGTGACGTTGAAGGAGCTAGCTGCAGCGGAGGAGGTCGTCATGGAGGAAGAAAAGAAGGAAATAGAAGTACCTACATCAAACAGCGAG GCTTGGACATGGAGTGATGTAATGGCCGACTACGAGGCTGGTGAGAGTTATCGACAGGAGGTGTCTTGGGCAGACCGTTGTGACTCTTCCCCCGAGGCCCTCTCTGATATCACCCGTTCACCAGGAAGGGCCATTCACCTGCATCAACGTCTGTCATCACCATCTAGGAGAAG ACTAGAGGATGTTGAAGAGTCACGCAGGATGTCCCAGGAGAAACAGGAAAAGGCGGAGCAGCATCGCTACAGACTTCAAGAGGAGAGGACACAGAAATATAAAATGGCCTCAGACAAG GTTCGTGGGGTCAGGGAGAGCCGTGATGCCAAGATACGTCTGCAAAGAAACGCATTGGAAGGAAAACTACAGAGAGCCGAGATGCTGAGAGAGTCACACTTGCAGGAGATTGTACGCAAGGCTCAGGAGGAGGACGCAAAG GTCAGTGAGATCTCCTTCATCAACACACTGGGGGCACAGAACAAGAAAATGGAGGTGTTGGAGAGACATGAGGTACACAGAGCACGACTCCAGGAGCTCCAGGATGAGAGGCAACGGAAGAGGGTGGAGCAACTGGCCAAGGAGGAGGCAGCAATGGAACGCAGGAGGATGCTCGAGTCAGAGCGTGTGGCTAAACTTATGGAACAAGAG GTGCGTAGGAAGGAACAAGAGGCCAAGATAGATCAGATGAAACAagatagagagagagtgagaGAAGATGTTGCCAGAGAAAAGGCCAG agagaGGGAGCGGAAGTTGGAGGCCAGGAATGCAGCCATTCAAACCTCAGTCGAAGAGCTGGAGAGGAAGATACAACAAAAG caaTACGAGTCATCTCGTCGCTATGGGGAACAGTTGGAGCAGAAGAAGCTGGTAGCTGTGTCCGTGTCACGACACGCTTCAACAGACGATGCTCCGAGAGTGGAGGTGTACAAAAAGAAGAAGTGGTGCACTCTCTGTGATGTCGAG ATCATATCTGAAGTGTACCTTCTGGGTCACCTGCGTGGGAGGAAGCACCAGGAAGCTATTGCCTCTCTCCCCCCTGACCCTGATGATGAGGGGGCAGAACCTGAGACCCCTATAATCATCGAGGCTGACGAGGAACAGCAGCGACTGCCCGTGGAAAAACCAGAGGTGGTTGAAAGAATGAGGATGGGCAAGAAACGAGCCAAGAAGATCAGACATAGAATGGCTAGCAG ACTGAAGGAGGACTCATGGCCAGGTGCAGCAGTATCGGCCATGCAGTGTAAGAGTAGGCCCAAGATGGTGCGATCCATCAAAGAGCTTAATCGACAATTAGACGCTGTCCAGACCCCCACATCTCACACACTCACGTGGGAGCCCTCACATGTTACACATATTGAGCGTTGCCTTGGTGACTTGTCTCGTTGCTTGTTGTCTGGTGGGGCTGATGATCGATTGTGTTTCTGTCAGCTAGGAGGACTCTCTGCTGTCCTGAGACTGTTCCTACTAACCATGATGGAGGGGAGTGGGAAGAAGAGACCATCAGACAA AGCTTTACAGTACGCTGTCAGCATCCTACAGAGCTCTTGTCCTGGTCACCGTGACAATTGCACTTATCTCGTCCTCTCAAACAAAATGGCGTCTCTCATTGACCTCTCTCTACAACTGCTCTCAGAGGTCTTCCCCAGTCATGAAGTAGGCGGGGCCTCACCAGGGTCAAAGGTGACGTCTCTATGTGGTGGTCTGCTGGGAATACTGGCTGGCATTATCAGCACCCTGGCTACCAATCCGAGGGAGGAACTGAGCCAACCAGTGCTCGACCTTATCAG ctatctGGTGAGCGTTGGTGTACTCGACAAGCTGAGTCTCTACTTCGGCACCATCAGCGGGCCTATTGGAGACCTCTCTGTTACTCAACTAGTTCTCTCTGCTATTAACCTCATTGTGGCTGTCACTGCTTGCATGCACACCAG AGTGGTGGGTGTGTTCTCTGGCTGCGATGACTCCTCCCTCCTCGCTCTAGTGCTCCACCAGACTGAGCTGGTGGGCCTCATGCAGCTGCTCTACGCTATCCTGCTCGCTGACGGCCCACCTCGTCACTCctccacacccccacccctcacacaacacacgctCGCTATCGCCACGGCTACCATCAAGGCAGTCAATAACTCGGCTATACTGGACTTACATATGATGCAG TCATGCTTGGGTGCCGAGGGAATATCACTCGAGTTTCGTCACGTGGTCAGCTATCTACTATG GTACTGTTCCCATAACAACAGTGCTTGCTTACTCCATGAGCTTATTCTGACAGTCGGATACTTCTGTGTCTTGAACAAAGATAACCAG gtttttCTCCAAAGTGGACGCAGTCCTACTCTTCTTCAGCTCCTTTGCGACCTCCCTTTCCAATACTTCAGCAATGCTGA GCTGACTAAACTGCTCTTCCCCACTTTGATATCGGCCTGTTACCAGTTCCCTGAGAATGTGTGTATACTGGAACTAGAGATCAGTTGCAAGCTTCTAGTGGCCTTCCTGCAAGAGACGTTGGCAAGGGAACAGACTAAAGGCGTGTCCACAAAGGCTGCAGCTGGACAACAAG ACTTGAGTGGACTGGAGTACAGGTTCCCTCGAGCTCATTGGGAGGAAGCCATCAAGTTTTTTAATCGATGA
- the LOC135338368 gene encoding protein disulfide-isomerase A3-like: MTARLLLGSLLLVAIAMAQDSDVIELGDDNFTEKTKDVDMMLIEFFAPWCGHCKRLAPEYEKAATQLLNSDPPVPIAKMDCTERGKATCSKYGVSGYPTLKIFRNGEFSSDYQGPRTADGIVSTMSKQAGPSAVEVTSADQLKAKLEKYNDHCIVGFFSDGGNEVAKAFHKAADSERETFKFVFTVDADTAAEYGYNDQIVIFQPVKMITKMEPSQLAYDGDANSKAIIEFVKANFMGLAGLRTTDNAVLFEKPLVVVYFDIDYERNPKGSNYWRNRVIKVAKEFPDINFCVSDKTAFNKELTDLGQSSEAAVAAGIYDNSGKYSMETDFSVDNLRQFVEQYNAGELELYIKSEPVPEDNNGPVTVVVGKNFDEIVNDDTKDVLIEFYAPWCGHCKSLAPIYEELGEKLMDDPNIVIAKCDATANDLPPSYEVRGFPTLFWVPAGKKDSPVKYEGGREVADFIKYIKDNATNPPIIAGEKDKKNSKKSKKEL, from the exons ATGACTGCTCGCTTGCTGCTGGGGTCCCTACTGCTAGTGGCCATTGCAATGGCTCAAGACAGTGATGTTATCGAGCTGGGTGATGATAACTTTACAGAAAAAACTAAAGATGTTGACATGATGTTGATAGAGTTCTTTGCTCCATG GTGTGGTCACTGCAAACGCCTGGCTCCAGAGTACGAGAAGGCGGCTACACAGCTGTTGAACAGCGACCCTCCCGTACCCATCGCCAAAATGGACTGTACTGAGAGGGGCAAGGCCACCTGCTCCAAGTACGGTGTGTCCGGTTACCCAACTCTCAAGATTTTCAGGAATGGAGAGTTTAGCTCTGATTACCAAGGTCCACGCACGGCAG atGGAATCGTGTCGACCATGTCCAAGCAGGCTGGTCCCAGTGCAGTGGAAGTGACTAGTGCTGACCAGCTCAAGGCTAAGCTGGAGAAGTATAATGACCACTGCATtgttg GTTTCTTTTCCGACGGTGGTAATGAAGTAGCCAAGGCATTCCACAAAGCTGCCGATTCAGAGAGAGAAACTTTCAAGTTTGTGTTCACCGTGGATGCTGACACAGCAGCGGAGTACGGCTACAATGA TCAAATTGTGATCTTCCAGCCTGTCAAGATGATCACCAAGATGGAGCCTTCTCAACTGGCTTATGACGGAGATGCTAATTCTAAAGCTATTATAGAATTCGTCAAGGCAAATTT TATGGGCCTGGCTGGTCTTCGCACTACTGACAATGCTGTGCTCTTTGAGAAGCCTCTAGTGGTAGTTTACTTTGACATTGACTATGAGCGTAATCCCAAGGGAAGCAACTACTGGAGAAACAG AGTGATCAAAGTTGCCAAAGAGTTTCCCGATATCAACTTCTGTGTGTCTGATAAGACTGCCTTCAATAAGGAGCTCACTGACTTGGGCCAGAGCAGCGAGGCAGCTGTTGCCGCTGGTATCTATGACAACAGCGGAAAGTATTCTATGGAAACAGACTTCAG TGTTGACAACCTGCGCCAGTTTGTGGAACAGTACAATGCTGGTGAGCTGGAGCTCTACATCAAGTCAGAGCCAGTACCTGAGGACAACAATGGACCTGTCACT GTTGTTGTTGGAAAGAATTTTGATGAGATCGTAAACGATGACACTAAAGATGTTCTGATTGAGTTCTATGCTCCATGGTGTGGTCACTGCAAGTCTCTGGCCCCCATTTACGAAGAGTTGGGAGAGAAG TTGATGGATGATCCCAATATTGTGATAGCCAAGTGTGATGCCACTGCTAATGATCTCCCTCCTTCCTACGAAGTCAGGGG atttcCAACGCTCTTTTGGGTACCAGCTGGAAAGAAAGACAGTCCTGTGAAGTATGAG GGAGGTCGCGAAGTAGCTGACTTTATCAAGTACATCAAAGACAACGCCACCAACCCTCCCATCATTGCTGGAGAAAAGGACAAAAAGAATTCCAAAAAGTCGAAGAAAGAACTATGA
- the LOC135338375 gene encoding large ribosomal subunit protein uL22 translates to MGRYAIEPENSSKSCKARGEDLRVHFKNTREAAQAIKGMHLKKALRYLNDVLEKKQIIPFRRFSGGVGRKAQAKNFKTPGSQGRWPKKSCDFLIGLLRNAESNAEVKMLNTDALVIEHIQVNRAAKLRRRTYRAHGRINPFMTSPCHIEMFLMEKDEAIPKGEDDTTQKKKVSQKKLKRQKLKAAMSGGVD, encoded by the exons ATGGGGAGGTACGCTATAGAGCCAGAGAATTCTAGTAAAT CGTGTAAGGCCCGGGGCGAGGACCTTCGTGTCCACTTTAAGAACACCCGGGAGGCGGCTCAGGCCATTAAGGGCATGCATCTGAAGAAGGCCTTGAGGTATCTGAACGACGTCCTTGAAAAGAAACAAATCATTCCATTTAGACGATTTAGTGGTGGCGTCGGAAGAAAAGCGCAG GCAAAGAACTTCAAGACTCCTGGGTCCCAAGGTCGTTGGCCTAAGAAGAGTTGTGACTTTCTGATAGGGCTGCTCCGTAATGCTGAGAGCAATGCAGAGGTCAAGATGCTCAACACTGACGCACTTGTCATAGAGCACATCCAGGTCAACAGAGCCGCCAAACTAAGGAGAAGGACGTACAGAGCACATGGCAGAATTAACC CCTTCATGACGTCTCCTTGTCATATCGAGATGTTTCTAATGGAGAAGGATGAAGCCATCCCTAAAGGAGAGGACGACACTACTCAGAAAAAGAAGGTCTCACAGAAAAAGCTGAAGAGGCAAAAGTTAAAGGCAGCTATGTCCGGAGGGGTGGACTAA
- the LOC135338376 gene encoding kxDL motif-containing protein 1-like isoform X1, whose protein sequence is MTTTEANSVFEEPPAPQRLEHDPEDQEEAIPPPEQVGPPPEAGRTCDPFIDRFPSMMNHDNISAVLDEQAHMMSVFEVTNEKLASVNRISERSYFNTSVELRQTTKTLVTMKKELDSIFRRIRSLKSAVASQYPEACSQALEQLHSEATLQDED, encoded by the exons ATGACTACAACTGAAGCAAACTCTGTTTTTGAGGAGCCTCCCGCTCCACAAAGACTTGAACATGATCCAGAAGATCAAGAAGAGGCCATTCCCCCTCCTGAGCAAGTGGGTCCTCCACCAGAAGCTGGGAGAACCTGTGATCCATTTATTGACAGGTTTCCGAGTATGATGAATCATGACAACATATCTGCAGTCCTGGATGAGCAAGCACACAT GATGTCAGTGTTTGAGGTCACCAATGAGAAGTTAGCGAGTGTGAACAGAATATCAGAGCGCAGTTACTTCAACACGTCCGTGGAGCTACGACAGACCACCAAAACACTGGTCACCATGAAGAAGGAACTGGACTCCATTTTCAGGAGAATAAG GTCTCTTAAGTCAGCTGTGGCTAGCCAATACCCTGAGGCATGCTCTCAGGCACTGGAGCAGCTGCACAGTGAAGCCACCCTACAGGACGAGGACTGA
- the LOC135338376 gene encoding kxDL motif-containing protein 1-like isoform X2 produces MTTYLQSWMSKHTFIGTRDHPLYRMSVFEVTNEKLASVNRISERSYFNTSVELRQTTKTLVTMKKELDSIFRRIRSLKSAVASQYPEACSQALEQLHSEATLQDED; encoded by the exons ATGACAACATATCTGCAGTCCTGGATGAGCAAGCACACAT TTATCGGTACCCGCGATCATCCCCTGTACAGGATGTCAGTGTTTGAGGTCACCAATGAGAAGTTAGCGAGTGTGAACAGAATATCAGAGCGCAGTTACTTCAACACGTCCGTGGAGCTACGACAGACCACCAAAACACTGGTCACCATGAAGAAGGAACTGGACTCCATTTTCAGGAGAATAAG GTCTCTTAAGTCAGCTGTGGCTAGCCAATACCCTGAGGCATGCTCTCAGGCACTGGAGCAGCTGCACAGTGAAGCCACCCTACAGGACGAGGACTGA
- the LOC135338370 gene encoding homer protein homolog 1-like, with the protein MSGERAVFSTQAHVFEIDPQTKKKWIPTSSHAVKVAFYHDPSRKTYRIISIESSKALVNSTITANMNFTKTSPKFGQWSDHRANTVYGLGFTSEDDLVLFVEKFTEAKVAARELMRERQQANQKMADNEKPQSPASFGDSSPTSPSSKSPSVISPPASTPGGTMSSHTPLLTSPPPVVSVTPSRLRPEDPTGSESEGSSEEKTQRKVSDSGSVTMNGNGTGSVSPKLIEPIVKLTNGHSKETSSDAQLETIKLENSRLKMALATSATNVKKWESEMTTLKNNNARLTAALEESTQHVAQWKTMLQKYKEENDQYKRKIQELEHDRDQESVNAEGQEAIKRENEELKEVLSAVQIDLENNMEEVDKNKTELVSLEFQLEESRSKLQGYEEENQGLVGQVSLLEDQLKMASVASRRKLTDAQKKQSQFGSKLEELLQLHRDIETHLKV; encoded by the exons ATGTCTGG AGAGAGAGCCGTGTTCTCCACTCAAGCCCACGTGTTTGAGATTGATCCTCAAACAAAAAAGAAGTGGATACCGACTTCGTCCCACGCAGTCAAGGTTGCCTTCTATCATGACCCTAGCAGGAAGACATATAGAATCATCTCCATTGAGAGCAGCAAG gcactggttAACAGCACCATTACTGCTAACATGAACTTCACCAAGACCTCCCCTAAGTTTGGCCAGTGGTCTGATCACAGAGCAAACACAGTCTATGGGTTGGGCTTCACTTCTGAAGATGACCTCGTTCTA TTTGTCGAGAAGTTCACTGAAGCTAAAGTAGCTGCTCGTGAGCTCATGAGAGAAAGACAGCAAGCCAACCAGAAAATGGCAGACAATGAGAAACCACAATCTCCTGCATCTTTTGGAGACAGCTCCCCCACATCTCCTTCCTCAAAATCACCGTCTGTTATCTCACCTCCTGCGTCCACCCCAGGGGGTACGATgagtagccacacccccttgtTAACTAGCCCACCCCCTGTGGTGTCAGTGACCCCCTCTAGACTCAGACCAGAGGATCCTACCGGCTCGGAGAGTGAGGGCAGCTCAGAGGAGAAGACACAGAG GAAAGTGAGTGATAGCGGCAGTGTAACGATGAACGGGAACGGGACTGGTAGTGTGAGCCCAAAGCTGATCGAGCCTATCGTAAAGCTGACCAATGGGCACTCAAAAGAA acttcATCAGATGCTCAACTAGAGACAATAAAGTTGGAGAACAGTCGACTAAAAATGGCCCTTGCCACAAG TGCCACAAATGTCAAGAAATGGGAGAGTGAAATGACGACTCTCAAGAACAACAACGCCCGACTAACAGCTGCGCTAGAGGAGAGCACTCAGCACGTGGCCCAGTGGAAGACAATGTTGCAAAAATACAAGGAAGAGAATGACCAGTACAAAAGAAAA ATCCAAGAGTTGGAGCATGATAGGGACCAGGAGAGTGTCAATGCCGAGGGTCAGGAGGCTATAAAGAGAGAAAATGAAGAATTGAAAGAGGTTTTGTCAGCGGTGCAGATTGACCTGGAGAATAATATGGAG GAGGTGGATAAGAACAAGACTGAGTTAGTCTCACTCGAGTTTCAACTCGAAGAATCAAGGTCTAAGCTACAG gggTATGAGGAAGAGAACCAAGGTTTAGTGGGACAGGTGTCCTTACTCGAGGATCAGCTCAAAATGGCGTCCGTTGCATCGCGGCGGAAGCTCACAGACGCTCAGAAAAAACAGTCACAGTTTGGCAGCAAGCTTGAAGAATTGTTGCAGCTTCACAGAGACATAGAGACTCACTTGAAAGTATGA
- the LOC135338372 gene encoding cyclic AMP-responsive element-binding protein 3-like protein 3 codes for MAMELPLYNPPSGALLDDEAFLQQLLGPEDDLLTSLLESANANGAGTTEPSLNFDFDILNVPTSPLTSDVSTGNSPSYTNQANSPASLTSGSDGLGYSPVTSSPSPYMMQPFSSSMGMSEPTLDDLMTGVDQLSGGSNKADLTSSEIKIDVDYMTTTPELDRRQEEASPDWSVSDMKAHTLLLTEEEKKLLVEEGISLPTDVPLTKAEQKHLKRVRRKIKNKISAQESRKRKKEYVDGLEDRVKICTGRNRELKREVDCLKQKNVSLMAQLRKFQALVAQYNPSKVQAGSVLLVIVMSFSLFFVPKFKHYGGPQAIGSMSRSSRTLLFTETDEFGNVIDPDNGLIISPVGGQSPNFPPPWVYQTPALFSTQPGLPDEFETLRKIKIHSSDVEQSETKSERLADNSFSEHNKKL; via the exons ATGGCTATGGAGCTACCATTGTACAACCCACCGTCTGGAGCACTTCTTGATGATGAGGCTTTCCTGCAACAGCTACTAGGACCAGAG GATGATCTACTGACATCACTGCTGGAGTCTGCAAATGCAAACGGCGCTGGTACTACAGAGCCTTCATTGAATTTCGATTTTGACATACTGAACGTCCCCACCTCACCACTAACGAGCGATGTATCCACGGGAAACAGTCCTTCATACACGAACCAAGCCAACTCCCCTGCTAGTCTGACTAGTGGCTCTGATGGTCTGGGGTACTCTCCTGTGACTAGCTCTCCGTCTCCTTATATGATGCAGCCATTTTCTTCATCAATGGGCATGTCCGAGCCGACACTGGATGATTTAATGACAGGGGTTGACCAGCTGTCGGGTGGTTCCAACAAAGCCGACCTAACATCGTCAGAGATCAAGATAGATGTGG ATTACATGACAACGACACCGGAACTGGACAGGAGACAGGAAGAAGCGTCCCCTGACTGGAGTGTGTCGGATATGAAGGCACACACTCTCTTACTCACTGAGGAGGAAAAGAAGCTACTGGTAGAAGAAGGCATCAGTCTCCCTACTGACGTGCCCCTCACAAAG GCTGAGCAGAAGCATCTAAAGAGGGTCAGACGAAAAATCAAGAATAAAATTTCAGCACAAGAAAGCAGAAAGCGAAAAAAGGAGTACGTTGATGGGCTAGAAGATAGAGTCAAGATTTGCACAGGCCGTAACAGAGAACTCAAGAGAGAAGTAGACTGTTTGAAGCAAAAAAATGTTTCACTGATGGCGCAGCTGAGGAAATTTCAAGCTCTTGTTGCGCAATATAATCCCTCTAAGGTGCAGGCTGGCTCTGTACTCTTGGTGATCGTGATGTCCTTCTCATTGTTCTTTGTCCCCAAGTTCAAGCACTACGGAGGCCCTCAGGCCATTGGAA GTATGTCACGAAGCTCAAGAACACTACTGTTCACCGAGACGGATGAGTTTGGCAATGTGATTGACCCTGATAACGGTCTAATAATCTCGCCAGTTGGTGGCCAGTCTCCCAACTTCCCCCCTCCCTGGGTGTACCAGACCCCTGCTCTATTCTCAACACAGCCTGGCCTGCCAGACGAATTTGAGACTCTGAGAAAGATTAAGATACATTCGTCTGATGTCGAGCAAAGTGAAACTAAAAGTGAAAGACTGGCAGATAACTCTTTTAGTGAACACAATAAAAAATTGTAA
- the LOC135338374 gene encoding probable serine/threonine-protein kinase DDB_G0291350, translated as MSCFSFVSSLFGGGERINGQSYSVVRRIGEGGFSYVDLVHRDGHSYALKRILIQLPEQREAAQNEIRAHTQVDHPNVVHLVDSEIRDVSQRTSNCIGIAFLLFPYYQNGTLQDLMEYVHNVGVPLEERRIGQLFLSVCQGLKALHNCQGGPIAHRDIKPGNLLLSHTGKELVVMDLGSTAPAQCVISNRREALALQEHCAQTCTAHYRAPELFEVPSNCTITAKTDVWSLGCSLYAAAFGNSPCDGSALSAMSGRITFPREHSYSEEFCELVVCVLSVDPDSRPSVTEVEDRLTTLLQQVEEED; from the exons TTGTTAGGAGGATAGGGGAAGGAG GTTTCTCTTATGTTGATCTGGTACACAGAGATGGACATTCGTATGCCCTG AAGAGAATATTAATACAACTGCCTGAGCAACGGGAGGCCGCCCAGAATGAGATCAGAGCACACACGCAAGTGGACCACCCTAATGTTGTACACCTGGTGGACTCAGAGATCAGAGATGTATCTCAGAGGACCAGTAACTGCATTGGAATCGCCTTTCTCCTCTTCCCTTATTATCAA AACGGAACGTTACAAGACTTGATGGAGTATGTACACAATGTGGGTGTGCCCTTGGAGGAGCGGAGGATTGGGCAGCTGTTTCTCTCCGTGTGTCAAGGACTTAAGGCCCTCCATAACTGTCAGGGTGGACCTATTGCTCATAGGGATATTAAG CCTGGTAACCTGCTGCTTAGCCACACTGGCAAAGAGCTGGTTGTCATGGACCTGGGGAGCACTGCACCCGCACAGTGTGTCATCTCCAACAG GAGAGAAGCGTTAGCACTTCAGGAACACTGTGCACAGACCTGTACTGCACACTATAG GGCGCCTGAACTGTTTGAAGTGCCCTCCAATTGTACGATCACAGCCAAGACAGATGTGTGGTCACTAGGCTGCTCTCTCTATGCCGCTGCCTTTGGTAATAGTCCGTGTGATGGCTCCGCCCTTTCCGCTATGAGTGGACGAATCACCTTCCCCAGAGAACA ttcgtACTCTGAGGAGTTTTGTGAgctggtggtgtgtgtgttgagtgtgGACCCAGACAGCCGGCCGAGTGTCACGGAGGTGGAGGACAGACTCACCACCCTCCTACAACAAGTTGAAGAAGAGGACTGA